One part of the Vicia villosa cultivar HV-30 ecotype Madison, WI unplaced genomic scaffold, Vvil1.0 ctg.000189F_1_1, whole genome shotgun sequence genome encodes these proteins:
- the LOC131625112 gene encoding uncharacterized protein LOC131625112 produces the protein MSSFDSISKESMITLSGQEGSNSQLSAQNSENQQLTPVQKLLSKAVIMPIGDIIKLMTITFCATVGETKMLVASPYGWYYRGCHACSCIAHGDRPPFECEAGHFTEAGIFRYKIEIEVTHAGNSCNFLFWDRECELLLGLSASQLRHTMIKDGIHDPLEFPLALDQMLDRKMAFKIKWQPRWKNASVVMLLKNDPFVKELADQLDTDEEVVTINSIPADQLEMKQPGVEATDTVLSEPDFVVDLDVTSTHNTDPITPTGKRQFPGASSESTTSDGTCDGELSSNKLKKIIKLENMD, from the exons ATGTCTTCCTTTGACAGCATTTCGAAGGAGTCCATGATTACTTTGTCTGGGCAGGAGGGTTCCAATTCGCAGCTTTCAGCGCAGAACTCTGAAAATCAACAGTTGACTCCTGTTCAGAAATTGCTTTCAAAGGCTGTTATTATGCCTATTGGGGATATCATAAAACTTATGACT ATTACATTTTGTGCGACTGTTGGAGAAACTAAAATGCTGGTGGCCTCTCCCTATGGCTGGTATTATCGTGGTTGCCATGCTTGCTCATGTATTGCGCATGGTGACAGACCTCCGTTTGAGTGTGAGGCTGGCCATTTCACTGAGGCAGGGATTTTTAG GTATAAGATTGAGATTGAAGTTACTCATGCAGGAAATAGCTGTAACTTTCTATTTTGGGACAGAGAGTGTGAGCTTCTTTTGGGATTGTCTGCTTCTCAGCTGCGTCATACAATGATTAAG GATGGAATTCATGATCCATTGGAATTCCCACTGGCATTGGATCAGATGTTGGATCGCAAGATGGCTTTCAAAATCAAGTGGCAACCACGGTGGAAGAATGCCTCGGTAGTTATGCTATTGAAGAATGACCCTTTTGTGAAAGAGCTTGCTGATCAGCTTGACACAGATGAA GAGGTTGTAACTATAAACTCCATTCCGGCTGACCAGCTTGAG ATGAAACAACCAGGTGTTGAAGCAACGGACACTGTTCTTTCAGAACCTGATTTTGTCGTC GATCTTGATGTGACTTCGACGCACAACACAGATCCAATTACTCCTACTGGCAAAAGACAGTTTCCAGGCGCATCAAGTGAGTCGACAACCTCGGATGGCACTTGTGATGGAGAACTTTCATCAAACAAGCTCAAGAAAATTATAAAACTAGAGAATATGGATTAG